In Paenibacillus sp. J23TS9, a single genomic region encodes these proteins:
- a CDS encoding MFS transporter, with product MISFRSRQQYQRKTSVQRKNLRIATMEGVPAVMFQTLLGGQFLTGFLLYLGANSSQLGFVLAITTFVNIAQLFAAFLIQRLKSRKWTLVLFVAFHRILWGGTGLIPFLFPKPYWVTAFIILYTLAFMFNTVGGILWNSLISDIVPARVRGRYFGIRNTMLNALGTLVMYAGGVILDYEPGGKGFLILYIIVWVCIAANITMFFFYPDMPFERSSESRFVPMLKKPLRDSSFLKATLFLGGFLFLQNLVVPLYSYVMLQLLHINYQTLSLLNVAQTVFMMGSFYIWGNLNARFSNRRLLFWTLPIIALSCLLWGLLSVLPMLLVLAAAHIIFGIGVGGFNQLAFNFMIGDTPKGERPMYMAMYAAITGVAAFFGPLIGGNVHGLIQHWPVWTQIYGMQLIVGVSMIAVTLTFGRRILKDA from the coding sequence ATGATTTCATTTAGATCGAGGCAGCAGTATCAGCGAAAGACGTCGGTGCAGAGGAAAAACTTGAGAATCGCCACCATGGAGGGTGTTCCCGCGGTAATGTTCCAAACCCTGCTCGGCGGACAGTTCCTCACCGGCTTTCTGCTGTATCTCGGTGCGAACTCCAGCCAGCTGGGATTTGTACTCGCGATAACTACGTTTGTGAATATCGCCCAGCTTTTCGCCGCCTTTTTGATTCAACGGCTGAAGAGCCGCAAATGGACGCTTGTACTGTTTGTGGCGTTTCACCGGATTTTATGGGGAGGTACGGGACTGATCCCATTTCTGTTCCCCAAGCCGTACTGGGTGACGGCATTTATTATTCTATATACGCTTGCGTTCATGTTCAACACCGTTGGAGGCATCCTGTGGAACTCGCTCATCAGCGATATCGTTCCGGCACGAGTGAGGGGACGTTATTTCGGGATCCGCAACACGATGCTGAACGCTTTGGGCACACTCGTGATGTATGCGGGTGGTGTCATACTTGACTATGAACCTGGCGGAAAGGGCTTTTTGATCCTGTACATCATTGTATGGGTATGTATTGCCGCCAACATCACGATGTTTTTCTTTTATCCGGATATGCCGTTTGAACGGTCTTCCGAAAGCCGGTTTGTACCGATGCTGAAGAAACCGCTGAGAGACAGCTCCTTCCTGAAGGCTACCTTATTTTTGGGAGGCTTTCTGTTTTTGCAAAATCTGGTGGTACCGCTGTATTCTTATGTCATGCTGCAGCTGCTGCATATCAACTATCAGACGCTGTCACTGCTGAATGTTGCGCAGACGGTATTTATGATGGGCAGCTTCTATATCTGGGGTAATCTGAATGCACGCTTCAGCAATCGGCGCCTGCTGTTCTGGACATTGCCGATTATCGCACTTTCCTGCCTGTTATGGGGTCTATTGTCGGTCCTGCCGATGCTGCTTGTGCTGGCAGCTGCCCATATTATTTTCGGTATTGGGGTAGGGGGCTTTAACCAGCTGGCCTTCAATTTTATGATCGGGGATACGCCCAAGGGTGAACGTCCCATGTACATGGCAATGTATGCTGCCATCACAGGGGTTGCAGCCTTTTTCGGACCGCTCATTGGAGGCAATGTGCATGGGCTGATCCAACATTGGCCGGTATGGACACAGATCTATGGAATGCAGCTGATTGTGGGCGTGTCCATGATTGCGGTGACCTTGACCTTTGGACGGCGGATTTTGAAGGATGCATAG
- the tdh gene encoding L-threonine 3-dehydrogenase, with protein MKKTMTGLVKEHRAPGAVYKEVPIPEIGPDEVLVKVKASSICGTDVHIYNWDKWAEKSVVTGNVFGHEFAGIVVESGEQVEKIRIGDHVSAEGHMVCGTCKACRTGNAHVCHHTRSFGITAPGCFAEYAVVKAGSIIQNDPDMPYELACLQDPLGNAVHTVLSGDIVGKSVLIVGAGLIGLMAISVAKACGAGLVMAADIHPYRLHMAHQMGADIVINSINANLPQVVRDITGGEGAEVVLEMSGHPEAIRDGFEAAARAARVSLLGIPTRDVPMDLGQIIFKGIRVEGITGRRMYETWYQMKGLLRSGNLGLDKLVTHTCSLDRFEEAFELMKSGACGKIVFLNELSNHFEPVQGNPFHQKLLHV; from the coding sequence ATGAAAAAAACCATGACCGGGCTTGTCAAAGAGCATCGCGCTCCCGGCGCAGTATATAAAGAAGTACCTATACCTGAGATCGGTCCGGATGAAGTTCTTGTAAAGGTGAAAGCAAGCTCCATCTGCGGCACCGATGTACATATCTATAACTGGGATAAATGGGCTGAGAAGTCGGTTGTGACCGGAAACGTATTCGGTCATGAATTTGCCGGTATCGTCGTGGAGTCCGGGGAACAGGTCGAAAAGATACGGATCGGAGACCATGTATCCGCCGAAGGTCATATGGTATGCGGTACCTGCAAAGCCTGCCGTACGGGAAATGCGCATGTCTGCCATCATACCCGCAGCTTCGGAATCACCGCACCGGGATGCTTCGCAGAGTATGCGGTCGTTAAGGCAGGCAGCATTATTCAAAACGATCCGGATATGCCTTATGAGCTGGCTTGTCTGCAGGATCCTTTAGGCAATGCCGTACATACGGTTCTTTCCGGAGACATTGTTGGCAAATCCGTGCTGATCGTTGGAGCGGGACTGATTGGACTTATGGCCATTTCGGTAGCCAAAGCCTGTGGTGCCGGTTTGGTCATGGCTGCGGATATTCATCCTTACCGGCTTCATATGGCCCACCAGATGGGGGCGGATATTGTCATCAACAGTATCAACGCAAACTTGCCGCAGGTAGTACGTGATATTACGGGGGGAGAGGGGGCGGAAGTCGTGCTGGAAATGTCGGGTCATCCGGAAGCGATCCGGGATGGTTTTGAAGCGGCAGCTCGTGCAGCCCGTGTCTCGCTGCTCGGTATTCCTACCCGCGATGTGCCGATGGATCTCGGGCAGATCATCTTCAAAGGCATCCGGGTGGAAGGGATTACCGGTCGCCGAATGTACGAAACATGGTACCAGATGAAGGGGCTTTTGCGCAGCGGAAATCTGGGGCTGGACAAACTGGTGACACATACCTGTTCGCTGGACCGTTTCGAGGAAGCTTTTGAACTGATGAAAAGCGGCGCTTGCGGCAAAATTGTGTTTCTGAATGAGCTCAGCAACCATTTCGAGCCTGTGCAAGGGAATCCTTTTCATCAAAAGCTGCTGCATGTGTGA
- a CDS encoding right-handed parallel beta-helix repeat-containing protein, translated as MADSIPFVTVTDPARLGDEVAKMKLSGGGVLVLPGGTYPVNSDLTIDPNIMLNFMNGAKLNIAAGRTVNFNGKIEAGITQIFAGDGQIKGTPQVKEFYPQWFGALGNGKNDDTKGIQNAINIATSVGGTVVFPQASYTAGTINLKSSVRLSGEKGAVLQSASSFPDTLFTGSGISSFEIENLEGKISFDISSSSDFIIQQLHVSENAGNWAFTACTNGMILNNQILNTKNVTERIIYLSGCTDMLAQGNRLKNKTLFNNVEGNLNTGINASSSKYCRIMNNHIENCGGQGITFDTNIGITSAADRKCFSNLASGNIVIGNGQEGITAFSSNQFETYDITISGNICINNRYDGIEIWGVRQCIVESNSISAPAIKDYSFGAINIYASKDIIVSGNAIDNVPTSGIATVNGSNYPEQKCSNIILTNNRIQNWNYQDMNPATNHDQICGINLFGADFTIVQGNLFLDTRAGRKYGVKAISVVQGRHHIQGNVNPNNLPIDDHVEADMTWAGRQIAERLPMLRMSQLQGDINNGSLSGIDPGSVWYNANKFALFFKGYEKAMLTPMIIDESSTSGFPSADYAPGYMQYQLQTGRLFFRGKASSSSGKYTEVVLKDKFINLKRTTEVTKKPVEGDTYYDPTKKKPVFFDGTNWRDYAGNIVSVNP; from the coding sequence ATGGCTGACAGTATCCCGTTTGTTACGGTAACGGACCCAGCGAGGCTCGGGGATGAGGTGGCAAAAATGAAATTATCCGGGGGAGGAGTCCTTGTTCTTCCGGGCGGAACCTATCCAGTAAATTCGGACCTGACCATTGACCCGAATATTATGCTGAATTTCATGAATGGAGCCAAGCTCAATATTGCGGCAGGGAGAACGGTGAACTTTAACGGAAAAATCGAAGCCGGAATAACACAGATTTTTGCCGGTGACGGCCAAATTAAGGGTACTCCTCAGGTCAAGGAATTCTATCCGCAGTGGTTCGGTGCGCTGGGAAATGGGAAAAATGATGACACGAAGGGCATTCAAAACGCGATCAATATCGCAACTTCTGTTGGCGGAACGGTCGTTTTTCCCCAGGCATCCTATACCGCAGGTACCATTAATTTGAAGTCCAGCGTGCGGCTTTCCGGTGAAAAAGGGGCCGTACTGCAAAGCGCATCTTCTTTTCCGGATACGCTATTTACAGGCAGCGGCATTTCGTCTTTTGAAATTGAAAACCTGGAAGGGAAAATCAGCTTTGACATCAGTTCAAGCTCGGATTTTATTATCCAGCAGCTGCATGTGTCTGAAAATGCCGGGAACTGGGCCTTTACTGCATGCACTAACGGCATGATTCTGAACAACCAGATCCTGAACACCAAAAATGTAACCGAACGGATCATTTATTTAAGCGGATGCACGGATATGCTTGCTCAAGGCAACCGGCTCAAGAATAAAACGCTGTTCAACAATGTGGAAGGAAATTTAAACACCGGTATCAATGCATCTTCTTCAAAATATTGCCGCATCATGAACAACCATATTGAAAACTGCGGCGGACAAGGCATTACGTTTGATACGAATATCGGCATTACCTCGGCTGCCGACCGGAAATGTTTTAGTAACCTGGCATCAGGAAATATCGTCATCGGAAATGGACAGGAAGGGATAACCGCGTTTTCCTCAAATCAGTTCGAGACGTACGACATTACGATATCGGGCAATATTTGTATCAATAACCGTTATGACGGCATCGAAATATGGGGTGTAAGGCAGTGCATTGTGGAAAGCAACAGCATAAGTGCGCCAGCCATCAAGGATTACAGCTTCGGGGCTATTAATATTTATGCTTCCAAGGATATTATCGTCAGCGGGAATGCAATCGACAATGTGCCCACCTCAGGCATCGCCACCGTGAATGGTTCGAATTATCCGGAACAGAAATGCTCGAACATTATTTTGACTAATAACCGCATTCAAAACTGGAATTACCAGGATATGAACCCGGCAACAAACCATGATCAGATCTGCGGCATCAATTTGTTTGGAGCGGATTTTACCATTGTACAAGGCAATCTGTTTCTCGATACCCGCGCAGGCAGGAAGTATGGGGTCAAAGCCATATCGGTTGTACAAGGACGCCATCACATCCAAGGTAATGTCAATCCTAACAATCTTCCTATTGATGACCATGTTGAAGCTGATATGACTTGGGCAGGAAGACAGATTGCCGAGAGACTGCCCATGCTGAGAATGTCTCAGCTGCAGGGGGATATAAACAATGGCAGCCTATCTGGCATAGACCCGGGCTCCGTGTGGTATAACGCCAACAAATTCGCGCTTTTCTTCAAAGGATATGAAAAAGCCATGCTGACCCCGATGATCATTGATGAAAGCAGTACCTCCGGATTTCCATCCGCGGATTATGCTCCGGGATATATGCAGTATCAATTGCAGACCGGGCGTCTCTTTTTCCGCGGCAAAGCAAGCAGTTCAAGCGGTAAATATACCGAGGTAGTTTTGAAGGATAAGTTCATTAATTTAAAGAGAACGACTGAAGTAACAAAAAAACCGGTAGAAGGCGACACGTATTATGATCCGACGAAGAAAAAACCGGTATTTTTCGACGGAACGAATTGGAGGGATTACGCAGGCAACATCGTCAGCGTGAATCCGTAG
- a CDS encoding ABC-2 family transporter protein, with protein sequence MLYFTLASKAYARNLHYRGAHMLHNIASALFGYLYACIWIGIGQDRPLGEYGVHGMIGYIAFTQASLWISGFITNGLGIPQAVRTGQISLDLMRPVHLFVLCMCREWGQIAYQFVYKSLPIYLLYMLLFSLSLPTHWTTLLCSLIALAAAAYMSICMNYIIGATSLWTTESSWLYWVNHALINLLAGFFIPVEWLPSWLQTISWMSPYPYLLYVPTRIYLGYEQSASLIGSFAWCIVFTLLCLLVTVIVRRKVEVQGG encoded by the coding sequence ATGCTCTATTTCACTTTGGCTTCAAAAGCGTATGCCCGCAATCTGCATTATCGCGGCGCGCATATGCTGCACAACATCGCAAGCGCTCTTTTTGGCTATCTTTACGCCTGTATTTGGATCGGTATTGGTCAAGATCGCCCGCTTGGCGAGTATGGAGTGCACGGCATGATCGGCTATATTGCTTTTACACAGGCTTCACTGTGGATATCCGGCTTTATTACCAATGGGCTCGGTATTCCGCAAGCAGTCAGGACAGGACAAATCTCGCTGGATTTAATGCGTCCTGTCCATTTGTTTGTTCTATGCATGTGCAGGGAATGGGGGCAGATCGCCTATCAATTTGTATACAAGTCTCTTCCTATCTATCTCTTGTATATGCTTCTGTTCTCACTTTCCCTGCCAACCCACTGGACAACTCTGCTGTGTTCATTGATCGCCCTGGCCGCTGCTGCCTATATGTCCATCTGCATGAATTACATCATTGGTGCCACTTCACTTTGGACAACCGAATCAAGCTGGCTGTACTGGGTTAATCACGCGCTTATCAATCTTCTCGCCGGTTTTTTTATTCCGGTGGAATGGCTGCCGTCTTGGCTGCAGACGATCAGCTGGATGTCTCCCTATCCCTATCTCCTGTATGTACCAACCCGGATCTATCTCGGTTACGAACAGTCGGCCAGTCTGATAGGTTCCTTTGCATGGTGCATCGTCTTCACACTGCTCTGCCTGCTCGTAACCGTCATCGTTAGACGAAAAGTGGAGGTGCAGGGCGGATGA
- a CDS encoding ATP-binding cassette domain-containing protein has product MIEVSGLNKQFRTPVVKEGRFAGLRTLFTREYRMKEAVKDISFTIHKGDFVGYIGPNGAGKSTTIKMLTGILHPSSGEVKINGVNPHQQRRQVAKRLGVVFGQRSQLWWDLPVKDSYDILALMYKVTAQDKEKRLDELGELLDLKEFWLTPVRKLSLGQRMRADIAASMLHDPDVLFLDEPTIGLDVTAKRSIRGFLKKLNSEYGKTILLTTHDMDDIEQLCERVMVINHGELSYEGTIENLRDRIGLPTLIRVTFNGAYQLPTPDGLGLPIEVALDADHVFRIVEANNRELHIEANRQQVKAMDILRLVSGWGEVADIHMEEPDFEDVIHRVY; this is encoded by the coding sequence ATGATTGAGGTCAGCGGACTGAACAAACAATTTCGGACGCCTGTAGTCAAAGAGGGCCGCTTCGCCGGTCTCCGTACATTATTTACCCGGGAATACCGGATGAAGGAAGCAGTGAAGGATATCAGCTTCACGATTCATAAAGGAGATTTCGTCGGGTATATCGGCCCGAATGGGGCCGGCAAATCTACCACGATCAAAATGCTTACCGGCATTCTTCATCCTTCTTCAGGAGAAGTGAAAATAAACGGAGTCAATCCACATCAACAGAGGCGCCAGGTTGCCAAACGGCTCGGAGTCGTCTTCGGCCAGCGGAGCCAGCTGTGGTGGGACCTGCCGGTAAAAGATTCTTATGATATTCTCGCCCTTATGTATAAAGTAACTGCGCAGGATAAGGAAAAGCGGCTCGATGAGCTCGGGGAATTGCTGGATCTGAAGGAGTTTTGGCTTACGCCGGTCCGTAAACTCTCCCTGGGACAGCGTATGCGCGCCGATATCGCAGCCTCTATGCTGCATGATCCGGATGTTCTTTTTCTGGATGAGCCGACCATAGGCCTTGATGTGACAGCCAAACGCAGCATACGCGGATTTTTAAAAAAGCTGAACAGCGAGTATGGGAAAACCATCCTGCTCACCACCCATGATATGGATGACATCGAGCAGCTGTGCGAACGGGTAATGGTCATCAATCATGGGGAACTCAGCTACGAGGGAACGATTGAAAACCTGCGGGATAGGATCGGATTGCCTACGCTCATTAGGGTTACGTTCAATGGAGCCTATCAACTCCCTACTCCAGATGGTCTCGGACTTCCGATTGAAGTCGCTCTCGATGCAGACCATGTATTCCGTATCGTTGAAGCAAACAACCGTGAGTTACATATCGAAGCAAATAGACAGCAGGTCAAAGCGATGGACATCCTGCGGCTGGTCAGCGGCTGGGGCGAGGTAGCGGATATTCATATGGAGGAGCCTGATTTCGAGGATGTCATCCACCGGGTTTATTGA
- the rhaD gene encoding rhamnulose-1-phosphate aldolase — MTGDVPALEIPFIREMAEITYHMWKFGWDERNGGNISRILDEAEVSPHIDLKGTGRVITLSFPVPELAGKIFVVTGSGKYFRNVISDPGMNLGVIRVTADGEHVDVLWGFSGNTFPTSELASHFMSHIERLKVDPNHRIVMHTHATNVIAMTFVHDLDEKKFTKTLWQMCTECIVVFPEGVGVLPWMVPGSAEIGRKTAEKMKDRRVVIWPHHGIFGSGSTMDETFGLIETVEKAAQVYMLTAGHGIKQTITDQELADLAKAFGVTPAPQILEV, encoded by the coding sequence ATGACCGGGGATGTGCCAGCGCTTGAAATACCGTTTATCCGTGAGATGGCTGAAATCACGTATCATATGTGGAAGTTCGGCTGGGATGAACGCAACGGTGGAAATATCAGCCGTATATTGGATGAAGCGGAGGTCAGCCCTCATATAGATCTGAAAGGAACAGGCCGCGTCATCACGTTGTCTTTTCCGGTTCCTGAGCTTGCGGGCAAAATCTTTGTCGTGACCGGATCGGGCAAGTATTTCAGAAATGTGATTTCCGATCCGGGTATGAACCTGGGTGTTATTCGCGTGACAGCCGACGGAGAGCATGTCGATGTACTATGGGGCTTTAGCGGCAACACCTTCCCTACGAGCGAGCTGGCATCTCATTTCATGAGCCATATTGAACGCCTGAAAGTGGATCCCAATCATCGGATCGTCATGCACACCCATGCTACAAATGTGATCGCTATGACGTTTGTCCATGACTTGGATGAGAAAAAATTCACAAAAACACTTTGGCAAATGTGCACCGAATGCATTGTTGTTTTCCCGGAAGGTGTTGGCGTATTGCCATGGATGGTACCGGGAAGCGCAGAGATCGGCCGGAAGACAGCGGAGAAAATGAAGGACCGGCGGGTTGTGATCTGGCCGCATCATGGCATCTTCGGCAGCGGCTCCACGATGGATGAAACCTTCGGGTTGATAGAAACGGTTGAGAAGGCAGCTCAGGTGTATATGCTCACAGCAGGTCACGGCATCAAGCAGACGATAACCGACCAAGAGCTTGCAGATCTAGCAAAGGCGTTCGGCGTAACACCCGCACCGCAAATTCTTGAAGTTTGA
- a CDS encoding ABC transporter permease — MSIRYWLDLYAVLIRSSIRSRMQYKLNFMLGTVLAAVIQIAEFLMIAIVLNKFGAVKGWSLYEVGYLFAVMTLSKTLYRTFASDVHHLENYLTTGELDQLLTRPVPILMALMSQNIRLMPGELLQGGAILYWALYGLMSSGQIHWIALPYTAFVIFTGAIILFSIGLVTATVGFWITRINELQTLTEDAAQTAVRYPLILYPSWLRSILLVMIPVGFVNYVPSLFILRGEYGSWLVYGIAPLAGLFLYLGLKFWKFGLTRYQSTGS; from the coding sequence ATGAGCATCAGATATTGGCTCGATCTATATGCTGTACTCATCCGTTCAAGTATCCGGAGCCGGATGCAGTACAAGCTGAATTTCATGTTGGGCACAGTACTCGCTGCTGTCATTCAGATTGCGGAATTTCTGATGATTGCGATCGTCTTGAACAAATTCGGCGCGGTCAAAGGCTGGTCACTCTATGAAGTGGGGTATCTTTTTGCCGTCATGACTCTGTCCAAAACGCTGTATCGCACCTTTGCAAGCGATGTCCACCATCTGGAGAACTACTTGACGACTGGTGAGCTGGATCAGCTGCTGACCCGTCCGGTCCCAATACTGATGGCCCTCATGTCGCAAAACATCCGTCTGATGCCGGGTGAACTGCTCCAGGGAGGGGCGATTCTCTACTGGGCTTTGTATGGACTCATGTCGAGCGGTCAGATTCATTGGATCGCCCTTCCCTATACGGCGTTTGTTATTTTCACCGGAGCCATAATCCTTTTCTCCATCGGTCTCGTGACAGCTACGGTTGGTTTCTGGATCACGCGGATTAACGAGCTTCAAACCCTTACGGAGGATGCAGCGCAAACAGCGGTCCGTTACCCGCTTATACTCTATCCTTCCTGGCTGCGTTCCATCCTGCTCGTTATGATTCCGGTCGGGTTCGTTAATTACGTTCCTTCCCTGTTCATTCTGCGTGGTGAATACGGTTCATGGTTGGTGTATGGCATTGCGCCGCTAGCCGGTCTCTTTCTCTACCTGGGCTTGAAGTTTTGGAAGTTCGGACTGACCCGCTATCAAAGTACAGGAAGCTAG